The sequence below is a genomic window from Lolium perenne isolate Kyuss_39 chromosome 4, Kyuss_2.0, whole genome shotgun sequence.
TCCCAATGTTCAAGAAGTTCACATGTTAAAAAACTTACCAGGTTCTGCTACTGCCGGGCAAAGAATCTGGAACAGGCAGTGACGACGAGATAATCAGCTGGGCAGGCCCTAAAAAGCCTCCAATGACTCCCATATGCTGTGATGAGCCAGTTTCATTTATCCAGCCAGTGTTCCGCAATCCCAAGAGAAAGACAAATGCTGCTGCCGTTGAAAGGAATTTCAATCAGAAAATCCAAGAACAAGATGACATGGATAACAGCAAAAGGAAGCGGGATACCACAACATCAACAGATGATGATGAGGATATTATGTGTTGGTCAGGTCCACCGAAAAAACCCCGTTCTCCAATAAAGTGCACTGAGGAGATATTTGCTAGTAATGCAACGTTCCGTCAGCCACGAAAACGGCAATCTACAAGTACATCTACAACAACCACAGCTGGAAGCAACGATGTGAACAGGGACAGTGGGCAAAAGTCGTCTTCTAGCAGTGATGCTTCTGAACAGCAACGCAGTTATGGGGATGGTCAAAGTGACAACATACACCAAGATCGTCGAGGCACTCAATCAAGTCATATGCCGCCTCGAGATCCACTCTGCCATGTACCAAAAGTCACACCGCCATGCCCCATAGTACCAGATGATAGAGCCACCCCTGCAGAGCTGCGAACATACACACACGTAAGTTCAATTTATATTTTGCTGATAAAAATTTCACTCTTACACACATTTATTTAGACAATTTGCATGGAAgttcacatgctatatctttaGAAAAAACAGTTGATATGATTTGGAAAGTTCGTGAACCCTATATCCATGATAAAAGTTCAGCTGATTTTTAGGAAGTTCACATGCTCGGTTTATTATATGAAATGTATAGTTGATATGTTCTCGAAATTCATGTGCAACAGTTTTTCTGTGAAAAAAAGTTCAGATGACTTTAAGAAGTCCATGTTCTTATTTTTTATTAAATTTTAGGAAGTTCACTTGACCTATTTCCTGAAGTTAACATACAATAACAtatgtaaaaacaaaaaaaaataatgCAATAACAAAACCGTGGCAATTTGCAGGCTGCAGATCTTGATCCGGACCTGATACCATCCATTGGTCAAGAATTTAGCACATTCAAAGACGCATATGTATTTTACAATACATATGCAAAGCACACAGGGTTTGGGATAAGGAAAGGATAGCACAACAAGAGCAGGCGTTACTTGAGATGTGTACGAGAAGGTGCACACCGCCAAAGTGTCAACGAGGAAGACCGACAGCGTGACAAGATGACCAAAAGAACTGGGTGCAAGGCCTTTATGAGATTGAAAGAGAGGAGTGATGGTACCTGCATTGTCAAGGACATTACACTTCAGCACAACCATACCATGCTGTTAAGCCCATCAATGCTAGTTTTCATGCGTTCTCACAAAAAGGTGGATCCAACATTGAAGGGGTTGGTAAAAGACCTTCAGTTCAGCAATATAAAACATGTAAACATAATGGGCCTACTTACAAGGCTGCATGGTGGCCGTGATAAGATTGGCTGCCACAACAGAGACATACTAAACATGTAAGTACTCCCCCCCCCCTCCTTTATATATAAAATGGAAACTTACATGAAAAACAGGGGAAAGAAaaaagcaaaacaaaaaaagaaaaataacaaCAAATTTCTTTTTGCAGGAAAGCAGAAAACACGAGGAAGGAGTCCATGAATGAGGTGCAGAATATGTTCAAATTCTttgaagacatgaagaaggagaATGAAAATTTCTTCTATGACTAGAAGGTTGATGACGAAAACAGACTGGAAAAtgttttctggtctaatgctagcTCGAGGGCAGCATATGCAGATTTTGGAGATTGCATAACTTTCGATACTACTTACAAGTCGAACAAGCACCACTTGCCCCTTGCAGTATTTGTCGGCGTAAACAACCACTTGCAGTCAACAATCTTTGGTGTTGCGTTGATGGGAAACGAGTCAGAGGAGTCCTTCAAATGGGTATTCAGCAGATTCCTTGAATGCATGGGCGGTAAACAACCAATCTGCATACTTACAGGTTTGGAGAAAATCAGAATCTATCCTCCTGTTTGTACCTTCAGTTGTAGTTCATAACAAAAACACACAGAAGTTCAGATGTTTACACCCCTGCAACTCGAAAAAATAAAAGATATTTAATTTGCTGAAGTTCacctttgttttgtttttgtgaagTTTGCTTGCATTATACCTGATGTGTTTTTTCCTAATAATTGTTCAGATCAATGCCCAGCAATGACAAAAGCAATACCTAAAATTTTCAAACGGACTCTACATAAGTTCTGTAGATGGCACATAATGAACAAGCATAAGGACCCGCTGAAGAAGCTTTATAAACTATTCCCTGACTTGAAGGATAAGCTGACTGCAATTTTGAACCATCCCCTAATGCCATCTGAGTTTGAAGATGCGTGGAAGGCTTTGATTGAAGAGTACAATCTGCATGATATAAATGTCATGATTAACTTATGGGCTGAAAGGAAATTGTGGATATCAGCTTACTGGAAAGAAGTTTTCTGTGCACGCATGACTTCAACACAAAGAAGCGAGAGCATGAACTTTGTGCTGAAAAGGGGTTTTGTCACTGAACGAGACAACCTCCACATTTTTGCTAAGCAAGTTAACAACTGCATACAGGCAAGGCATGAAGCAGAGAATGCAGAGGCAAATGCATCAACGGTGAGTGCTCGATTTCCTTTTTTATATTAATGAAAAAAAATATGCTTCAATAATTTGGAAACACATAGGATGAGAAcataaaaaaaggaaaaagacTATGCAAATGTTATGGAAGTTCACAACTGTTTGGTCAGGGGTTCTTCTGTACACAAAAAGTGTCATCTGTTTTCGAAAAAAAAAGTATGCACATGTTATGGAAGTTCATATCTGTTTAGTTCTGgggttcatatatatatataaaagtTATCTTATGTTTCATGTTCAAAAGCAAATGACTTTTCCACCGACAAAAATCAAAATTGCAGGGCACAAGGAAAACAGTCACCAGGTATGGCTTCGAGGCACAGGTGATGGATAAGTACACACGGGCAGTGTACTCAGTTTTCCGGGAGCGGCAATATCACAGCACAGCTTTCCGCATTAAGACTTCCCAGGATAATCCCAACATTTACCTTGTGCATCACTACAATCAGAGTAAAGAATTCGCTTGGTCAAGACATGAATTCAGAGTGCTAGCAGATGAAGTTGAAGGCCGCTATGAATGCGAATGTAAACTGTGGGAACATACAGGTAAAAAAAAGCctctttcagcaattgcttttggTTGTATTACACTACAGATGCATAGAAAAAAGTAATTGTTGAcacgaaaaaataaaaaattaaccGAGCTAATGTTAACTTTATGCACACACAGGGTTGTTCTGCCACCATGTCATAGCTGTCTTTGAGTACCTACGCCTGGATGAGATACCAAGCAAGTATATACTCCAGAGATACACCAAAGATGCAGTGACAAACCCTGATTTCAACCGCAGAGACTACAGGACAACAACAGATGATGGGACTTCAATTGAATACAGCATTTAACAATCCTTTACAAAGAAGCAGCTTTAAATTATAAACAAAGGATGCACTTCGGAAGCAAAATTCCAAATAGCATTATCTGCCTTCAGAGATGCCAATACAAACCTGGACAATGAGGATGCAGAGCCGGAGAATAATGAGGATGCAGAGATGGAGAATAATGAGGATGCAGAGATGGAGAACAATGAGCAGTCATCGAACCAAGAAAACACAACACGAGAAACTGGCGAGCACAACGACATTCCTCGATCGAGGACAATGATCCATATGCAGATATACAGCCTCCACTACTTGCAATAACAAAAGGAAGCAAGACTACAGATGCTGCAAGGAGGAATGGAAAATGCAAACCCCCTGCACCGCTCGTCCTAACCAGAACTAGATGAATACGGGAGACCGAAAGGTACAAGAATATGCGGAACATGCAATAAAATTAATGGCCACAATTCCAGAACCTGCAAGGCAAGGCAGCTGGCTAAAAAACTCTTGGAAACACATAAGAAGGTGTATGGGCCTACAACATCTTCAGCAAATATCAAGGTGCGCATAAGAAACTTGCTTGCTCGCCAGCACATTCCAGAGAATGATGAAGAGGAAAAACTGGACACAGATGAGGGTGAATGCTTCGAAGATGAGACGGATGATGAAGAATATGAGCAAGAAGATGAGGATGAAGATATCACTAAGCAAGAAGATACACAAAAAACACCAGATGTGGAGAGCAAACTGCAAAACTTAAATAAAACGGGAGGGCAAAGGAAATGCAGCGTGTGCAACCTAAGGCTAGGACACTACGCATCAACATGCCCCAACAGGGAAAAGATACTACAACAATAGATTGTTGAACGACAAAAAAGTGATGGTGCGACAATGAAACCAAAAGGGGTGAAAGCTTGTGGTACATGCAATAAGATAAGGGGACACAACTCTAGAACTTGCGCAAGAAGGCAGCTTGAGGAACAGCTATTACACCTGCAGTCAACAGAAAATgatagcaacacaatggaagatagaAGCAaggagaagaacaaggagaaaacACAAACTACACCAGCAGCTATAAGAAGGAGTACCAGAAAGAGGTAGacacaaaaaaggaaaaaaaatagaaTAGTTCATACTGAAACAATATGTAGTTGGTTACATTGTGTAGAAAAAATATACTGCTGAAGTTCACTATTTGTTCGTGCTACTGCCAGCGATCCAAATTGTAAAGAACAGGAATTTTCATAAATATCATTTATTTTAAACCTCTACACAGGATGTTGTGAGAAATAAATATATCGTAATTCAACTGCTAGACAATTGTTCACGTAAAATGTTgattaaaaaaaaaaacagtagGAAGTTCACAACCGATTATCCGCGAAGTTCACTATGTATGACGGTGTGAAAAAAAAGTTCGTATAAAAATTAAACAGGAACACACATGCAAGAACAAAGGAGTTCAGATATCAACAGCTGCGAAGTTCTCACATACTATTCAGACGTGAAAGGTACTGAATTGTTAAAAAAAATGAACAGACAACATATAGGATTGCAAAAAAAAGTAAATAGGGACATCTACATTGTATTATAAAATGAATAAAAGGGAAGGGAAacacaaagtaaaaaaaaaacataTGACTGCGAAGTTTAGATCTAGCCAACTAAGGAGTTCTCTTAAACATAAAACCTAAAAAAGAAAAATGTAGGTAAAGTAAACGATTACAATCTGatcatagaaaaaataaaaataaaaatgtccCTACAAAACTAAAATCTTCACCAATCCCTGCCACGCTTCTTCTCGGGATGTTTGAATAAGGAGAAGAAGCCCCTCTCAAACAAATCCAGCCTTTGATAAACCTCGTACGTTGCATATGCATCCCGTGCAGCATATTCCAAATGCTTAGGCGGTAGAGGCGGCGGATTAGCCCACATCCTGTGCTCTGCCCTTCCAAAaccatccttcatctcaaaatatattggatctataatagctccagcaACATCCTTCAGGCCTTGAAGTTTCTTCTTTTTGTCCGGATCTCTCCATATTTCCTGGATATCGTTTAGATTATGAACATAGAGATTTGAACGTGAGAGAACTTTGCAGTCTTCTGTGGTGCAAAAACCAGCAAAAATGTACCTAAAGCCATGAAGAAACTCAACCAAACTTTCACTCCTCTCATCAGCATGGCATATGTGGTACACAAGAACATCGGTGCCAACACATAGCTGGATCACAGCAGCTTTCTTCGGATTGAAATAGGTACCACTGAGTTTGTCATACTCAACATCAAGACCAACAATCTTCCTAGCAGAAGAATCGAGGGAAGCTTCAGCATTGGTGATCCACTCCTCAACACTAGCTGCTGAATTCGTGTACAAAACCTTCATAGTGGTTGTGCCATGGCAGGGGAATGTGTACTCGTGGGAAAAAGGAGCGTTTGCCATGCAAATCGGTGAacagaagaaaagaaagaagaagcaaTTGGTAATTCACGTGCACCGAGCCAGAAAAGAAAAGACCTGTATTTATAGATTGAGATGTAACAAACACGTCGTGATCCACGAATTCAGGAAACAAACAGTATATATCCAAAACAAATAAATAGAACAGCCGATAGAGATAACAAGAAATCAAAAATTCTGCGGgataacaaaacaaaaaggaCCTTATCCGGGTCCAGGGTGAGCTAACATGCAGCTAATGCCAGCGATCCAAattgtaaaataaaaaaaacagtaGGAAGTTCACAGCCGATTATCCGCGAAGTTAACTATGTATGACGGTGTGAAAAAAAGTTCATATAAAAATTAAACAGGAACACACATGCAAAGAAAAGGGAGTTCAGATATCAACAGCTGCGAAGTTCTCACATACTATTCATACGTGAAAGGTACTGAATTGTTAAAAAAAAATGAACAGACAACATATAGGATTGCAAAAAAAGTAAATAGGGACATCTTCATTGTATTATAAAATGAATAAAAGGGAAGGGAAACACAAAGTAAAAAAGAAATTTATGACTGCGAAGTTCAGATCTAACCAACTAAGGAGTTCTCTTAAACATAAAACCTAAAGAAAAATGTAGGTAAAGTAAACGATTACAATCTGatcatagaaaaaataaaaagaaaaatgtCCCTACAAAACTAAAATCTTCACCAATCCCTGCCACGCTTCTTCTCGGGATGTTTGAATAAGGAGAAGAAGCCCCTCTCAAACACATCCAGCCTCCGAAAAACCTCATACGTGGCATATGCATCCCGTGCAACATATTCCAAATGCTTAGGCGGTAGAGGCGGCGGATCAGCCCACATCCTGTGCTCTGCCCTTCCAAAaccatccttcatctcaaaatagattggatctataatagctccagcaACATCCTTCAGACCTTGAGTTCTCTTCCTGTTGTCCGGATCTCTCCATATTGCCTGGATATCCTTCACATTATGAACATAGTACTTTGAACGTGACAGAATGGTGCGGTCTTCTGCGACGCAAAACCCAGCAAAAGTGTACCTATAGCCATGAAAGAAATCATACAACTTTTCACTCCTCTCATCAGCATGGCATATGTGGTACACAAGAACATCAGTGCCAACACATAGCTGGATAACAACAGCTTTCTTCGGATTGAAATAGGTTCCACTGAGTTTATCATACTCAACATCAAGACCAACAATCTTCCTAGTAGAAGAATCTAGGGAAGCTTCAGCATTGGTGATCCACTCCTCAACACTAGCTGCTGCATTTGTGTACAAAACCTTCATAGTGGTTGTGCCATGGCAGGGGAATGTGTACTCGTGGGAAAAAGGAGGGTTTGCCATGCAATCGGTGAAACAGAGAAAAcacacagaaaaagaaaaaagaaaggaagAAGAATCGGTGATTGATATGCACCGAAACACAGAGGAAAAAAGACATGTATTTATAGTACCAGAAATGTAACAACAGACGTCGTGATCCACAAATTCAGGGAACAAACCAATACATATCCAatcaaaacaaaacagaaacagCCGAGAGATAaccacaaaaaaacaaaaaaatcctgCGGGATAACAAACAAAAAAGGATCTTATCCGGGGCCAGTTGTGAGTTCACGTGCAAGCACAAACAAAAGCATAAAAAGACTACAAAGAAGTTCACGTGATAACAGTGCAGACGTTCGCACAGAGTAAAAACACTGAAAAAATAAAAAGCTGTTCCCCACCAACCAACCCACCCCCACCCACCAAACCACGCCCAACCCACCAAAAACCACCACTCGGCGCAAACAAACTCAACCACAGCCTGGTGTTCCGCCGGAAGAAATATCCCACGGAGAAGGAGTCGAAGGAAGAGCAAAGGGAGAACAAGAAcagagaaaagaagaagaagagaagtctAGCAAGATCTACAAAAAAGTAATCCAGGATAAGAAAAGCGAAGGGATTACCTCACAAAAGAAGGTGCGTCTAACCCATCCCCATCCCATCTACTCATTGAATCGCCGTGGATCTTCCTCTCTTTCATCCTTCATGGCCGTGGTTTTGAATCTAGACTAGTATAAAAAACAAGATCTAACAACTTAACAAAATAAATACCTTACAGATTACTTAAAAAATGGTTTGCATACGATAGATctatcaaaaaaaatcaaataaaaaCATGTTAGGCAGAGGGTGGGGGGGATAGACACTAATGAACAAGAAGAGGAGTTCAGATAAGAACTCCCGAGAAGCTCACTTGTGAAAAGAAA
It includes:
- the LOC127347521 gene encoding uncharacterized protein; the protein is MKVLYTNAAASVEEWITNAEASLDSSTRKIVGLDVEYDKLSGTYFNPKKAVVIQLCVGTDVLVYHICHADERSEKLYDFFHGYRYTFAGFCVAEDRTILSRSKYYVHNVKDIQAIWRDPDNRKRTQGLKDVAGAIIDPIYFEMKDGFGRAEHRMWADPPPLPPKHLEYVARDAYATYEVFRRLDVFERGFFSLFKHPEKKRGRDW
- the LOC127347522 gene encoding uncharacterized protein, which produces MKVLYTNSAASVEEWITNAEASLDSSARKIVGLDVEYDKLSGTYFNPKKAAVIQLCVGTDVLVYHICHADERSESLVEFLHGFRYIFAGFCTTEDCKVLSRSNLYVHNLNDIQEIWRDPDKKKKLQGLKDVAGAIIDPIYFEMKDGFGRAEHRMWANPPPLPPKHLEYAARDAYATYEVYQRLDLFERGFFSLFKHPEKKRGRDW
- the LOC127347523 gene encoding protein FAR1-RELATED SEQUENCE 5-like; translation: MNKHKDPLKKLYKLFPDLKDKLTAILNHPLMPSEFEDAWKALIEEYNLHDINVMINLWAERKLWISAYWKEVFCARMTSTQRSESMNFVLKRGFVTERDNLHIFAKQVNNCIQARHEAENAEANASTGTRKTVTRYGFEAQVMDKYTRAVYSVFRERQYHSTAFRIKTSQDNPNIYLVHHYNQSKEFAWSRHEFRVLADEVEGRYECECKLWEHTGLFCHHVIAVFEYLRLDEIPSKYILQRYTKDAVTNPDFNRRDYRTTTDDGTSIEYSI